Proteins found in one Gemmatimonadales bacterium genomic segment:
- a CDS encoding 2-phosphosulfolactate phosphatase encodes MRIDVAFSPAGLSKDEVAGRGVFVIDVLRATTTMCAALHHGARSIVPVAAIADAMAMAQTLGPDIVLIGERHGRPIEGFALGNSPLEMTEERVRGKTLVMTTTNGTGALLAAAGAAQVFVAAAVNLSVATARMRQLVADGSSVLVLCAGRDGRFGIDDAYTAGRLIAPIVGERRRLEGLNDAAIAALDLVRRYGSRWERPFARSAAGRHLVSIDMAADVAEAALPDRYPVLPVFHDRRVQLSGT; translated from the coding sequence ATGAGGATCGATGTCGCATTTTCACCCGCGGGCCTCTCGAAAGACGAGGTCGCGGGGCGGGGGGTATTCGTCATCGATGTCCTCAGGGCCACGACGACGATGTGCGCCGCGCTCCACCACGGCGCCCGGAGTATCGTGCCCGTTGCCGCCATTGCCGATGCGATGGCCATGGCGCAGACGCTTGGTCCGGACATCGTGCTGATCGGCGAGCGGCATGGCCGTCCCATCGAGGGCTTTGCGCTCGGCAACAGTCCGCTCGAAATGACCGAGGAGAGAGTGCGCGGCAAGACGCTGGTGATGACGACGACCAACGGAACGGGAGCACTGCTGGCAGCTGCGGGCGCCGCCCAGGTCTTCGTTGCGGCCGCGGTCAATCTGTCGGTGGCCACCGCCCGGATGCGCCAGCTGGTGGCCGACGGCAGCTCGGTACTGGTCCTCTGCGCAGGCCGGGATGGCCGCTTCGGCATCGACGATGCCTATACGGCAGGACGGCTGATCGCGCCGATCGTCGGTGAGCGGCGCCGCCTGGAAGGGCTCAACGACGCGGCCATCGCGGCGCTCGACCTGGTCCGGCGCTACGGCAGCCGCTGGGAACGGCCCTTTGCCCGATCCGCCGCCGGCCGGCACCTGGTCTCGATCGACATGGCCGCGGATGTCGCCGAGGCGGCGCTGCCCGATCGCTACCCCGTACTGCCGGTCTTTCACGACCGGCGAGTCCAACTGAGCGGCACGTGA
- the aroQ gene encoding type II 3-dehydroquinate dehydratase, protein MRVTVLNGPNLNLLGQREPAVYGRATLAELESLVRVEAGQLGIELQWQQSNHEGALVDAIQALPGAADGLILNAGAYTHTSLAIRDALLAVRVPFVEVHLSNVFAREVERHRSLMADLAIGVIAGFGPQSYLLGLRALHARAGTGSAL, encoded by the coding sequence ATGCGGGTCACCGTCCTCAACGGCCCGAACCTCAATCTGCTGGGCCAGCGGGAACCTGCGGTCTACGGGCGGGCTACCTTGGCCGAGCTGGAGTCGCTGGTTCGAGTGGAGGCAGGGCAGCTCGGCATCGAGTTGCAGTGGCAGCAGAGCAATCATGAAGGGGCCCTGGTCGATGCGATTCAGGCGCTCCCAGGAGCAGCGGACGGTCTGATTCTGAATGCCGGGGCCTACACCCACACCAGTCTGGCCATTCGGGATGCGCTGCTGGCGGTTCGGGTGCCCTTTGTCGAAGTCCATCTTTCCAATGTCTTTGCGCGGGAAGTCGAGCGGCACCGGTCGCTGATGGCCGACCTGGCCATCGGTGTCATTGCCGGCTTCGGGCCGCAGAGCTATCTCCTTGGTTTGCGGGCGCTCCACGCCCGGGCTGGCACCGGCTCAGCCCTGTGA
- a CDS encoding aminopeptidase P family protein translates to MIDRYADRRARLAAAALAEGLDGLIVAGASNLRYLTGFTGSAGHLVVTAGGTTLLTDFRYAVQGPAEVGPGVTVRIERASLWKGLRGLVGGSGLRRVGIDRHRVTLADLDELQQLEGVELVPGAGRVEALRMVKDADETARIREAARLASEALAAVIGGIRPGRREIDVAAELEAALRVRGSEWHPFHTIVASGPRSALPHAQSTSRVIGAGDLLVVDFGAQLDGYCSDITRTFVVGAAADGRQREVYSIVEQAQHRARRLMRAGMTGREIDALARDPITTAGMGEAFGHSLGHGVGLEVHEEPRLAKTSETVIPPGAVVTVEPGVYFEGWGGVRIEDDVAVTAGGAECLSDGRTELIELT, encoded by the coding sequence GTGATCGATCGGTATGCCGATCGTCGGGCCCGGCTTGCCGCTGCAGCGCTGGCGGAGGGACTCGATGGCCTGATCGTCGCGGGCGCCTCCAATCTCCGGTACCTGACCGGTTTTACCGGGAGCGCCGGGCATCTGGTCGTGACTGCCGGCGGTACCACGCTCCTGACCGACTTCCGCTATGCGGTCCAGGGGCCGGCGGAGGTCGGGCCGGGCGTGACCGTCCGAATCGAACGAGCCAGCCTCTGGAAGGGCCTTCGGGGGCTGGTCGGAGGCAGCGGGCTTCGACGGGTCGGGATCGACCGCCATCGGGTCACCCTGGCCGATCTGGACGAGCTGCAGCAGCTCGAGGGCGTGGAGCTGGTGCCTGGCGCGGGGCGGGTCGAGGCGCTGCGCATGGTCAAGGACGCGGACGAAACGGCCCGGATCCGTGAGGCCGCCCGGCTTGCCTCAGAGGCGCTCGCGGCCGTGATCGGCGGGATTCGTCCAGGGCGCCGCGAAATCGACGTGGCCGCTGAGCTCGAGGCCGCGCTGCGGGTGCGGGGGAGCGAATGGCACCCGTTTCATACCATCGTCGCCTCGGGGCCCCGGAGTGCGTTACCGCACGCCCAGTCGACCAGCCGGGTCATCGGCGCCGGCGACCTGCTGGTCGTCGACTTCGGGGCCCAGCTCGATGGCTACTGCTCGGACATTACCCGGACGTTCGTGGTGGGCGCCGCTGCCGATGGGCGGCAGCGCGAGGTGTACAGTATCGTTGAGCAGGCCCAGCATCGGGCCAGGCGCTTGATGCGCGCCGGAATGACCGGTCGGGAAATCGACGCCCTGGCGCGGGACCCCATCACGACGGCGGGTATGGGCGAGGCGTTCGGGCATTCGCTGGGGCATGGGGTCGGACTCGAGGTCCATGAGGAGCCCCGACTGGCAAAGACCAGCGAAACCGTGATACCCCCGGGCGCGGTGGTGACAGTCGAACCGGGAGTCTATTTTGAGGGTTGGGGCGGCGTCCGGATCGAGGACGATGTCGCCGTGACGGCCGGGGGGGCGGAATGCCTCTCTGATGGTCGGACCGAACTGATTGAGCTTACCTAA
- a CDS encoding PilT/PilU family type 4a pilus ATPase yields MAEPLGGEISGPPPFNFKQAIAQMVQRQASDLLLKVGRPPTVRVNGDLQALPMQPIRPEELKHLAEQIMTPRQVKEFAEKKEADFAIGVPGVGRFRTNIYQQRGTLAFALRAIPYEVRTLKELMLPEVLEQVSLKPRGVVLVTGITGSGKSTALAAMIHHINRNRRVNVITVEDPIEFLHRDQMSNISQREVGSDTLSFGAALRHVLRQDPDVILIGEIRDQETLDTALKAADTGHLVFSTLHTTDATQSISRILSFYPPHQQQEIRSLLSTALAAIVCLRLVPRADGRGRVPAAEVLINTAAVAENIRSLEKSLNIPDLIADGSISYGMQSFDQSLMMWYKKGMITYESALFYSSNPSEFALRAAGVTAASDRTFAEIASAQDEPVDLTRDVTPT; encoded by the coding sequence ATGGCTGAACCGTTAGGCGGTGAGATCAGCGGCCCGCCACCGTTCAACTTCAAGCAGGCTATCGCGCAGATGGTGCAGCGGCAGGCGTCAGACCTGCTGCTCAAAGTAGGGCGTCCGCCGACCGTGCGTGTCAACGGCGATTTGCAGGCGCTTCCGATGCAACCGATCCGCCCCGAAGAACTGAAGCACCTGGCCGAGCAGATCATGACGCCGCGGCAAGTCAAAGAGTTTGCCGAGAAGAAGGAAGCGGACTTTGCCATCGGCGTGCCCGGGGTCGGTCGCTTCCGAACCAACATCTATCAGCAGCGCGGTACCCTCGCGTTTGCGCTCCGGGCCATCCCGTACGAAGTGCGCACCTTGAAGGAGCTGATGCTGCCCGAGGTGCTCGAGCAGGTCTCGCTCAAGCCGCGTGGCGTGGTGCTGGTGACGGGGATTACCGGGTCCGGGAAATCGACCGCGCTTGCCGCGATGATCCATCACATCAACCGGAACCGCCGCGTCAACGTCATCACGGTCGAGGATCCGATCGAGTTCCTCCACCGCGACCAGATGTCCAACATCTCGCAGCGCGAGGTGGGCAGCGACACGCTCTCGTTCGGGGCTGCGCTCCGCCATGTGCTGCGGCAGGATCCGGATGTGATTCTGATCGGCGAAATCCGAGACCAGGAAACGCTCGACACGGCGCTCAAAGCCGCCGACACCGGGCACCTGGTCTTCTCGACCCTGCACACCACGGACGCGACCCAGTCGATCAGCCGGATTCTGTCGTTCTACCCGCCGCACCAGCAGCAGGAAATCCGTTCCTTGCTGTCGACGGCGCTGGCCGCGATCGTCTGCCTCCGCCTGGTACCCCGCGCCGACGGACGCGGCAGGGTGCCAGCGGCCGAGGTGCTGATCAATACGGCGGCGGTGGCGGAGAACATTCGCAGTCTCGAAAAGTCGCTCAACATTCCCGATCTGATTGCGGACGGTTCGATCAGCTACGGGATGCAGTCGTTTGACCAATCCCTGATGATGTGGTACAAGAAGGGGATGATCACCTACGAGAGCGCCCTGTTCTATTCCAGTAACCCCAGTGAGTTCGCGTTGCGTGCCGCCGGTGTGACGGCGGCTTCCGATCGGACCTTTGCGGAGATCGCCTCGGCGCAGGACGAGCCGGTCGATCTCACGCGCGACGTGACGCCGACCTAA
- a CDS encoding tetratricopeptide repeat protein, with product MAPSREIEKLQRRWQENPLGLTFAPLAEAYRKEGMYEDALELLSIGLAQHPNYVPAHIVRGRCYVDSGLDTAAEEAFQRVTELDAENVIALKGLADLAEKGGRIDDAIGRLERLLDFDRSNDDARTQVERLRAARVPAVEAEPEATVADSAAAEGPGAESAAEAPDAAALAEAATSSEAEATPAPDEAPAAAEPPVDEVRAAVVDLSAAEVEVITYRPVELVAASESEYQLADDAASLTASAAEPAAAEQAAAQDADPVSHPLELVEPLTGPVEAPIDAGARGADRAAVSAAQPEPAEFAVPTAVDPPAFVPSPVAEAVAAAEVPQVVEVTGDAATVEAPAVAELAVPAPSEPDASLVAPEVPEEVAAAAAGSAIDTAEIEVAEAEVARSVEAERESAPAARQLEASDAASDDIVAAAGDEPPTPEADETAFDVEALDPERDDAEAVAGVEAEPDLVVTETMAELFLRQGHRTLALAVYTQLSERDPDNPRIRGAIEQLHAELRPGSSVGIPAYAAVLTGGQSVRAFFEHLLAATRPVAPEHQATGLSLGAVFGEERAAPTAAAPAEDRGPSYDEFFAEEQPAAELPKRPDHEGAAVDAASEDLEHFTSWLKGLKR from the coding sequence ATGGCGCCGTCCCGCGAAATCGAGAAACTGCAGCGCCGGTGGCAAGAAAACCCCCTGGGGCTCACCTTCGCCCCCCTGGCGGAGGCGTATCGCAAGGAGGGGATGTACGAGGATGCGCTGGAGCTGCTCAGCATCGGGCTGGCTCAGCATCCCAACTATGTGCCCGCGCACATCGTGCGTGGTCGGTGCTATGTCGACAGCGGGCTCGACACGGCAGCGGAAGAGGCCTTTCAGCGCGTTACCGAGTTAGACGCCGAAAACGTCATTGCATTGAAGGGGCTCGCCGACCTGGCGGAGAAGGGCGGGCGGATCGACGACGCGATCGGCCGGCTGGAACGCTTGCTGGATTTTGATCGGAGCAACGATGACGCCCGTACCCAGGTCGAGCGCCTGCGCGCCGCCCGGGTGCCCGCAGTCGAAGCCGAGCCGGAGGCGACCGTGGCTGACTCCGCCGCTGCTGAGGGGCCCGGCGCTGAATCCGCCGCCGAGGCGCCCGACGCCGCTGCCCTGGCTGAGGCGGCGACTTCAAGCGAGGCCGAGGCTACGCCAGCTCCGGACGAGGCTCCGGCCGCAGCGGAGCCGCCAGTCGACGAGGTGCGCGCGGCGGTGGTCGATCTCAGTGCCGCCGAGGTCGAAGTCATTACCTACCGGCCGGTCGAATTGGTGGCCGCGTCCGAGTCGGAGTATCAGCTCGCCGACGATGCGGCGTCTCTCACGGCTTCCGCGGCAGAGCCCGCTGCTGCGGAGCAGGCAGCTGCGCAGGACGCCGATCCCGTCAGCCACCCGCTCGAGCTGGTCGAGCCCCTGACGGGCCCGGTCGAGGCGCCGATCGATGCCGGTGCAAGGGGCGCCGATCGAGCTGCGGTTTCGGCTGCCCAGCCCGAGCCGGCTGAGTTTGCGGTGCCAACGGCCGTCGACCCGCCGGCCTTCGTCCCGTCACCTGTGGCCGAGGCTGTCGCGGCGGCCGAGGTGCCCCAGGTGGTCGAGGTGACTGGCGACGCGGCGACGGTCGAGGCCCCCGCCGTGGCTGAGCTGGCAGTGCCGGCCCCGTCAGAGCCCGACGCGTCGTTGGTGGCGCCGGAGGTACCCGAGGAGGTCGCGGCTGCCGCAGCGGGCTCGGCGATCGACACCGCTGAGATCGAAGTTGCGGAGGCCGAGGTTGCGCGCTCAGTCGAGGCAGAGCGGGAGAGCGCCCCCGCCGCCCGGCAGCTCGAAGCGTCGGACGCGGCGTCGGACGACATTGTTGCCGCAGCTGGCGACGAGCCGCCGACCCCGGAAGCCGACGAGACCGCCTTCGATGTCGAGGCGCTCGACCCGGAACGCGACGACGCCGAAGCCGTTGCGGGCGTCGAGGCGGAGCCTGACCTGGTCGTGACCGAAACAATGGCTGAGCTGTTCCTGCGTCAGGGCCACCGTACCCTGGCGCTGGCCGTGTATACCCAGCTTTCCGAACGTGACCCGGACAACCCGCGGATTCGTGGTGCGATCGAGCAGTTGCACGCCGAGTTGCGCCCCGGGTCGAGCGTCGGGATCCCGGCCTACGCGGCGGTGCTGACAGGTGGGCAGTCGGTGCGCGCCTTCTTCGAGCACCTCTTGGCGGCCACACGCCCGGTTGCTCCGGAGCATCAGGCGACCGGGTTGTCACTCGGGGCCGTGTTCGGTGAGGAGCGTGCTGCCCCCACCGCTGCCGCGCCGGCGGAGGATCGTGGCCCCAGCTACGATGAGTTCTTTGCAGAGGAGCAGCCGGCTGCCGAGTTGCCCAAGCGGCCCGACCATGAAGGAGCGGCGGTCGACGCGGCCTCGGAGGATCTCGAACATTTCACCTCCTGGCTCAAGGGGCTCAAGCGCTAG
- a CDS encoding ABC transporter permease: MRNQLRLAWRVIRRRPVLSAVIALTIGGALAATTVAFAVVNGVLLRSLPYAEPERLVVLWERSLVRDAPRNVVAPANYYVWSDELRSVSHLTTVFQTSGALAGDGEPEQVGVMMAGGNYFTLVGAVPLAGRLYGPSDDVEGAPNIVVISEGLWRRRFGADPGVIGQTIQLNGNPNTVIGVLPAAYDFTPRYEFASVGSRDVWLPPRFAAAARNWGGRYLQVIGRLTPGATVESLRREATALAAELRTRVPDRQTGWDVTVAGLHDELVGDVRTPVWIVFGAVTFVLLIACANVANLLLGRAAERQQEMAVRSALGGSRADLFRQLLSESAVLVAAGAAVGLVLASWGIGALVASAPDLPRLEAVRLDGRVIGFGLVVAAVIAVLVGLAPALELSGSGSGRWLTQRGDVTGRRQARRMRDVLVAAQVALSFTLLVGAGLLLRSLANRLDVRLGLDATNLVTGQLSLPLSRYGSEDTRELFYEQRRQAPLFRGVEGASLGSIVPMSGDGQATGFWKLGEPVPEAGQAPVAHVRFVHHAYHETMRIPLLAGEYLDGRDRRGAPLRVLINEAGAQRTWPGESAIGKRIAMIWNDTLVAEVAGVVADVPLNTPDEPEMGTTLYWDYRQVGVPARMVAVLRTRMGEAVVPAVRAEVGQLDPVLPLFNVRTMETLLGNAVARARFTALALAMFAGLALALAALGVYGVMAYATQLRTREIGVRLALGADRAGVVRMVVREGARVVLPALLIGGVASVVLSRFLRSLVFGISPSDPLTLGGVALVLGLIALGACWLPARRAGAIDPVEAIRND, encoded by the coding sequence ATGCGCAACCAACTCCGACTGGCCTGGCGTGTCATTCGCCGCCGGCCCGTGCTCTCCGCCGTCATCGCACTGACGATCGGCGGGGCCCTCGCGGCGACCACGGTCGCCTTCGCTGTCGTCAATGGTGTGCTGCTCCGGTCGCTTCCCTATGCCGAGCCGGAGCGGCTGGTGGTGCTCTGGGAGCGCTCGCTGGTTCGGGATGCGCCGCGAAACGTCGTGGCGCCGGCCAACTACTACGTCTGGTCCGACGAGTTGCGGTCGGTCAGCCACCTGACCACGGTCTTCCAGACCAGCGGTGCCCTGGCCGGCGACGGTGAACCAGAGCAGGTCGGTGTGATGATGGCGGGCGGCAACTACTTCACCTTGGTCGGCGCCGTACCGCTGGCAGGGCGCCTGTATGGTCCGTCCGACGATGTCGAAGGCGCCCCCAACATCGTCGTGATTTCCGAAGGCCTCTGGCGCCGGCGTTTTGGCGCCGACCCTGGCGTCATCGGCCAGACCATCCAGCTGAACGGCAACCCCAACACCGTGATTGGCGTTCTGCCGGCCGCGTACGACTTTACGCCTCGCTATGAGTTCGCCAGCGTGGGCAGCCGGGACGTCTGGCTGCCGCCGCGGTTTGCGGCCGCCGCCCGGAACTGGGGCGGCCGGTATCTCCAGGTGATCGGACGGCTGACGCCGGGTGCCACGGTCGAATCGCTCCGGCGTGAGGCGACAGCGCTTGCTGCGGAGCTGCGGACCCGGGTTCCCGACCGACAGACGGGCTGGGATGTGACGGTGGCGGGGCTTCACGATGAACTGGTCGGCGACGTTCGGACGCCGGTGTGGATCGTTTTTGGTGCGGTGACCTTCGTGCTGCTGATTGCCTGCGCCAATGTGGCCAACCTGCTGCTGGGCCGCGCGGCCGAGCGACAGCAGGAGATGGCGGTCCGGTCGGCGCTCGGGGGAAGTCGGGCCGACCTCTTCCGTCAGCTGCTGTCGGAAAGCGCCGTGCTGGTGGCTGCCGGCGCCGCGGTCGGCCTGGTGCTGGCCTCGTGGGGCATCGGCGCGCTGGTGGCCTCGGCGCCCGATCTGCCGCGGCTCGAGGCGGTCCGGCTCGATGGCCGTGTCATCGGTTTCGGACTGGTGGTCGCCGCAGTCATTGCCGTGCTCGTCGGTCTCGCACCCGCACTCGAGCTGTCGGGCAGCGGGTCCGGGCGCTGGCTGACCCAGCGCGGTGACGTGACCGGGCGGCGCCAGGCCCGCCGGATGCGGGACGTTCTGGTTGCCGCGCAGGTTGCCCTCTCGTTCACGTTGCTGGTCGGGGCGGGGCTGCTGTTGCGCAGCCTGGCCAATCGGCTCGATGTCCGGCTCGGTCTCGACGCGACGAATCTCGTTACCGGTCAGTTGTCGCTGCCGCTCTCCCGTTACGGCAGTGAGGACACCCGGGAACTCTTCTACGAACAACGCCGCCAGGCTCCGCTATTCCGGGGGGTGGAGGGCGCCAGCCTGGGCAGCATCGTTCCAATGAGCGGCGACGGCCAGGCGACCGGTTTCTGGAAGCTGGGAGAACCGGTTCCCGAAGCGGGCCAGGCTCCGGTAGCCCACGTCCGCTTCGTCCACCATGCCTACCACGAGACGATGCGGATTCCGCTGCTGGCGGGGGAGTACCTGGACGGCCGCGATCGTCGCGGGGCGCCGCTACGGGTCCTGATCAACGAAGCGGGGGCACAGCGCACCTGGCCCGGCGAATCGGCAATCGGCAAACGGATCGCGATGATCTGGAACGACACGCTGGTCGCCGAGGTCGCCGGCGTTGTTGCCGACGTGCCGCTCAACACGCCCGACGAGCCGGAGATGGGGACCACGCTGTACTGGGATTACCGCCAGGTGGGCGTGCCGGCCCGGATGGTGGCAGTCCTCCGGACCCGGATGGGAGAGGCCGTCGTTCCCGCCGTGCGTGCGGAAGTCGGGCAGCTCGATCCGGTCCTGCCACTCTTCAACGTGCGCACCATGGAAACCCTGCTGGGGAATGCCGTGGCTCGCGCCCGCTTCACGGCGCTGGCGCTTGCCATGTTTGCCGGGCTGGCGCTGGCGCTTGCTGCGCTTGGTGTCTACGGCGTGATGGCCTATGCCACCCAGCTCCGGACCCGCGAAATTGGTGTCCGTCTCGCGCTCGGCGCCGATCGCGCCGGGGTGGTTCGGATGGTGGTGCGGGAAGGGGCCCGGGTGGTGCTGCCCGCACTCCTGATCGGCGGGGTCGCCTCGGTCGTGCTGAGCCGCTTCTTGCGCTCGCTGGTGTTCGGCATCTCGCCGTCCGATCCCCTCACTCTGGGGGGCGTTGCCCTGGTGCTTGGCCTGATCGCGCTGGGGGCCTGCTGGCTGCCGGCACGCCGGGCCGGCGCGATCGATCCCGTGGAAGCCATCCGGAACGATTGA
- the accB gene encoding acetyl-CoA carboxylase biotin carboxyl carrier protein: protein MNPEKIKALAEVIDKVPGAKAIDMKDVRRLVELLRDSPEIGSIELKGWFGTGVIVTRTSSAVAAAVTHYQAPAPAAAANPAPAAPAAPAAEPPKPAVALKEIKSPMVGTFYASPEPGAEAYVKVGARVTPGRTVCIIEAMKIMNEIEAEFGGVIKEVCVEDSQPVEFGQVLFRVDPNG from the coding sequence ATGAATCCCGAAAAAATCAAAGCGCTGGCCGAGGTCATCGACAAAGTGCCGGGAGCCAAGGCGATCGACATGAAGGACGTCCGTCGTCTGGTGGAACTGCTTCGCGATTCGCCCGAAATCGGCTCGATCGAGCTCAAGGGCTGGTTCGGGACGGGCGTGATCGTGACCCGGACCTCCAGCGCGGTGGCGGCGGCAGTGACGCACTATCAGGCGCCGGCGCCGGCGGCGGCCGCAAATCCGGCCCCCGCAGCCCCTGCGGCTCCGGCTGCGGAGCCGCCCAAACCGGCGGTGGCGCTCAAGGAGATCAAGTCGCCGATGGTGGGCACTTTTTATGCGTCCCCGGAGCCGGGCGCCGAGGCGTACGTCAAAGTCGGCGCACGGGTGACCCCGGGACGCACGGTCTGCATCATCGAGGCGATGAAGATCATGAACGAGATCGAAGCCGAGTTCGGTGGCGTGATCAAGGAAGTCTGTGTCGAGGATTCGCAGCCGGTCGAGTTCGGCCAGGTCCTCTTCCGAGTCGACCCCAATGGCTGA
- the accC gene encoding acetyl-CoA carboxylase biotin carboxylase subunit — MFNKVLIANRGEIALRVIRACRELGIHTVAVFSEADRESLHVRFADDDVCIGPAPSRQSYLNIPRLIAAAEITGADALHPGYGFLAENAEFAEICKASNITFIGPTGQQIRQMGDKASARRLAKEAGVPTVPGSPGILADAEEALAVAEEIGFPVIIKATAGGGGKGMRIAADAEQFAQLFNLAQNEALSAFGNGDVYVEKYLEHPRHVEIQVMGDTHGRVVHLGERDCSVQRRHQKLIEESPSPALTAELRERMGAAAVALAEAIGYVGAGTIEFLLDSDGSFYFMEMNTRIQVEHPVTEMVTGFDLVKEQIRAAAGEPLTFPVDLRGLRGHAIECRVNAEDPYRNFQPSPGLITAYHPPGGPGVRVDTHVYAGYRVPPHYDSLLAKVIVHGRDRAEALARMGQALDSFILEGVTTTIPFLARVIRHPDFVAGKIDTRFLEREKHLLRPDA; from the coding sequence ATGTTCAATAAAGTCCTCATTGCCAATCGGGGCGAGATTGCCCTTCGGGTCATCCGCGCCTGTCGCGAACTCGGCATCCATACCGTGGCCGTCTTCAGCGAGGCCGATCGGGAATCGCTGCATGTCCGCTTTGCCGATGACGATGTCTGCATCGGGCCGGCGCCGAGCCGCCAGTCGTATCTCAACATCCCGCGGCTGATCGCGGCGGCGGAGATTACCGGCGCGGATGCGCTGCACCCGGGCTACGGCTTCCTGGCCGAGAACGCCGAGTTTGCCGAGATCTGCAAGGCGTCCAACATCACCTTCATCGGACCGACCGGCCAGCAGATTCGCCAGATGGGCGACAAAGCCTCGGCGCGGCGCCTTGCCAAGGAGGCCGGGGTGCCGACGGTGCCGGGGTCGCCCGGGATCCTGGCCGATGCGGAGGAAGCGCTGGCTGTGGCCGAGGAAATCGGCTTTCCGGTGATCATCAAGGCCACGGCAGGCGGCGGCGGCAAGGGCATGCGCATCGCGGCGGATGCGGAGCAGTTCGCCCAGCTCTTCAATCTGGCGCAGAACGAAGCGCTCTCCGCGTTTGGTAACGGCGACGTCTATGTCGAGAAGTACCTGGAACATCCCCGTCACGTCGAAATCCAGGTCATGGGCGACACCCACGGCCGGGTGGTGCACCTCGGCGAGCGCGATTGCTCGGTGCAGCGGCGCCACCAGAAGCTGATCGAGGAGAGCCCCAGTCCTGCCCTGACGGCCGAGTTGCGGGAGCGGATGGGCGCGGCGGCGGTGGCGCTGGCCGAGGCCATCGGGTACGTCGGTGCCGGAACGATCGAGTTTCTGCTCGATTCGGACGGCAGCTTCTACTTCATGGAAATGAACACCCGAATTCAGGTCGAGCACCCGGTGACCGAAATGGTGACCGGGTTCGATCTCGTCAAAGAGCAGATCCGAGCCGCCGCCGGCGAACCGCTGACCTTTCCGGTCGATCTGCGTGGCTTGCGTGGACACGCCATCGAGTGCCGCGTCAACGCGGAGGATCCCTATCGCAACTTCCAGCCCTCGCCCGGGCTGATTACGGCGTATCATCCCCCGGGTGGCCCCGGCGTGCGGGTCGACACTCACGTCTATGCCGGCTACCGGGTGCCACCGCACTACGACTCGCTGCTGGCCAAGGTGATCGTGCACGGGCGGGATCGCGCTGAGGCGCTGGCCCGGATGGGGCAGGCGCTGGACAGCTTCATCCTCGAGGGCGTCACGACGACCATTCCGTTCCTGGCGCGCGTGATTCGCCACCCGGATTTCGTCGCGGGCAAGATCGACACTCGATTCCTCGAACGCGAAAAGCACCTGCTCAGGCCCGACGCATGA